In Flavivirga abyssicola, the following are encoded in one genomic region:
- a CDS encoding DUF5060 domain-containing protein — protein sequence MKRIFVLVGLSFLFFKPVFSQESKVSIEGELKKWHKVTLNFTGKELAEYGAENPFLDYRLNVMFKNKNKTYVVPGFYAADGDAGETSADKGNVWQVRFTPDAIGKWTYHVSFRKGKAIAVSDDPKAGKAVQFDNISGDFSIEESDKSGRDFRGKGRLVYTDTGYLQFQETKDYFLKGGTDSPESFLAYYEFDQTPASHKYEPHAKDWKVGDPTWKNGKGKNIIGALNYLSSKDMNAVYFLTMNVQGDGKDVWPWNDINERYRFDCSKLDQWEVIFDYMDALGLMLHIVTQETENELLLDIGQLGVQRKLYYRELIARFSHHLGITWNLGEENGPLHWTPKGQDDKDRKAMAKYIKTHDPYKNIVVLHSHANSDAQDLFLEPLLGYAYLDGPSMQTHDPKDVHDRTIKFVDASKKTERRWIVCQDEIGPAHTGAKPDADDPEHNEIRAQVLWGNLMAGGAGVEWYFGYKYAHNDLKCEDWRSRDLLWDQTKHALDFFQKHVPFTKMHAADNLTDNPNDYVFAENGSTYVVYLPTVTDTKIDLYSFNSKFNVKWYNPRTGGSLQKGSVKTIKGGGVVSIGLPPSKDKDWVALITVKKK from the coding sequence ATGAAAAGAATATTTGTTTTAGTAGGTTTATCATTTTTATTTTTTAAACCTGTTTTTTCGCAAGAATCGAAGGTGTCCATTGAAGGCGAATTGAAAAAATGGCATAAAGTGACACTTAATTTTACAGGTAAAGAATTGGCTGAATATGGTGCAGAAAACCCATTTTTAGATTACCGTTTAAATGTCATGTTTAAAAATAAGAATAAGACCTACGTGGTTCCTGGGTTTTATGCCGCCGATGGTGACGCTGGTGAGACAAGTGCAGACAAAGGTAATGTATGGCAAGTAAGGTTTACACCAGATGCCATAGGGAAATGGACGTATCATGTGTCCTTTAGAAAAGGAAAAGCTATTGCGGTAAGTGACGATCCTAAAGCAGGAAAAGCAGTTCAATTTGATAATATAAGCGGTGATTTTTCAATCGAAGAATCAGATAAATCTGGTCGCGATTTTAGAGGTAAAGGCCGTTTAGTTTATACTGATACGGGATATCTTCAATTTCAAGAGACAAAAGATTATTTCCTTAAAGGAGGCACCGATAGCCCCGAAAGTTTTTTAGCATATTATGAATTTGATCAAACGCCAGCATCCCATAAATATGAGCCACATGCTAAAGACTGGAAAGTTGGTGATCCAACCTGGAAAAATGGAAAAGGTAAAAACATAATAGGAGCCTTGAATTATTTGAGTTCAAAAGATATGAATGCTGTTTACTTTCTTACCATGAACGTTCAGGGAGATGGTAAAGATGTTTGGCCATGGAATGATATTAACGAGCGCTATAGGTTTGATTGTAGTAAATTAGATCAATGGGAGGTTATTTTCGATTATATGGATGCCTTAGGTTTAATGCTTCATATTGTAACTCAGGAAACAGAAAATGAATTGTTATTGGACATAGGACAATTAGGTGTGCAACGAAAACTTTACTATAGAGAACTTATTGCACGCTTTTCTCATCATTTAGGAATAACTTGGAATTTAGGGGAAGAAAATGGACCATTGCACTGGACACCTAAAGGACAAGACGATAAAGATAGAAAAGCTATGGCAAAGTATATAAAAACTCATGATCCATATAAAAATATAGTTGTTTTACATTCTCATGCTAATAGTGATGCGCAAGATTTATTTCTTGAACCATTATTAGGCTATGCCTATTTAGATGGGCCATCTATGCAAACACATGATCCGAAAGATGTGCATGACCGAACTATTAAGTTTGTAGATGCTTCTAAAAAAACGGAAAGACGGTGGATTGTTTGTCAGGATGAAATAGGGCCAGCACATACTGGAGCAAAACCAGATGCAGATGATCCTGAGCATAACGAGATAAGAGCCCAGGTTTTATGGGGTAATTTAATGGCTGGTGGAGCAGGAGTTGAATGGTATTTTGGATATAAATATGCTCATAACGATTTAAAATGTGAAGACTGGCGCTCAAGAGATCTCCTATGGGATCAAACAAAACATGCTTTAGACTTTTTTCAAAAGCACGTGCCCTTTACGAAAATGCATGCCGCTGATAATCTTACCGATAATCCTAATGATTATGTGTTTGCAGAAAATGGGAGTACTTATGTTGTTTACTTGCCAACAGTTACCGATACAAAAATCGATTTATACAGCTTTAATTCTAAATTCAATGTAAAATGGTATAACCCAAGAACTGGAGGGAGCTTGCAAAAAGGAAGTGTAAAAACAATAAAAGGAGGTGGAGTTGTTTCTATTGGATTGCCACCAAGTAAAGATAAAGATTGGGTAGCCTTAATCACAGTAAAAAAAAAATAG